The genomic DNA CGCCACGCCTTCGTACTTGTATCCACAGCTTTCCAGCAGCCCGCGTGATGGGGTATTTTCCGGTAAACAGCCCGCCTCAATCCGGCTCAAATCCAGCGTTGTGAACGCATAATGCACCACCGCTGCGATTGCCTCGCGCATATATCCCTGCCGCGCGAACGCCTCTCCGATCCAATATCCTGTCGTGCCAGCCTGCGCTGGCCCACGCCGAATATGATCAAGCGTTATTGCCCCCAAAACCGTCTCGTCACTGCGCCGGATGATGAAAAGCGGCAGCGCAGTGTCGTTAGAAATCGCACGTTGCGCCCAATACACCCGATTGGTGAAACTTCGGCGCGTCAGATGATCAGATGCCCAGATCGGCTCCCACGGCTTTAAAAACGCCGCCGATTCCTGTCGCAACGCAGACCATGCGCGAAAATCGGAATGGATCGGCGGACGCAGCAACAGCCGCTCGGTGTCTAGACGAATTTTCTTACGCGTCCGCAGCATTACGCGACCAACCGTTGTCTCAAAGCCTCCAGCGCAGGCGCGTCATCAATCGGTCCATAAAGCGCCATGACCGACCCCGCATCGGTGATCAAGCTCCCACCGAAAGCACGCACATCACCTGTGGTCACAGAATCAATCCGTTCAATCGTGTCTTCTATTGTCGGGACAGTGTCCCAGATCGCGACCATGCGGGCCAAACGTTCCGCGCGACTGGAAGGACTCTCAAGCCCCATCAACATGCCTGCTTTCATCTGCGCGCGTGCCCGCGCGACCTCCTCGGCGCTCATGTCGTCAGCTGCGCGTTTCAACTCATCAATCGTCAGCGTTG from Octadecabacter antarcticus 307 includes the following:
- a CDS encoding GNAT family N-acetyltransferase, whose product is MLRTRKKIRLDTERLLLRPPIHSDFRAWSALRQESAAFLKPWEPIWASDHLTRRSFTNRVYWAQRAISNDTALPLFIIRRSDETVLGAITLDHIRRGPAQAGTTGYWIGEAFARQGYMREAIAAVVHYAFTTLDLSRIEAGCLPENTPSRGLLESCGYKYEGVAQSYLQINGRWRNHVLYANLRHDRRGKTDVG